A window from Drosophila kikkawai strain 14028-0561.14 chromosome 2L, DkikHiC1v2, whole genome shotgun sequence encodes these proteins:
- the Ziz gene encoding dedicator of cytokinesis protein 9 isoform X4 gives MERKFTRGLNKLGSAVQMRENVSQLVRESAVLNKPMVVEPIDFEAFIAKNKTVIQNDPQRELLIYPADDVSEIIMPRKQRTNAKSVADRFEPPNEAIVCPLHGPSIIGNGNGHSQVSRQGSIQSNGSLHNGTSNGNGHNSSSSNSSLSNSNGHGQLSRKSSQCSNGSSSHKDSSYESALSSITLRSHLAQPEEVDEYADDGHGEDMVDGQAIHGSRAECTRFTRQALYTYRAKNHLIHYKYNAYGGNCHDLPSISPAEELLEEVYEIDADQDRIDEQMTRSQADTITKQGYLLKGPDSASDRMFANIGNKSFKRRYCYLRQEIDGTYILELHKDEKQGEAKATIVMDFCTEVVQNPKRGRFCFELRMTAGHKSFTLAAENEQDFKDWLGKLSSVLAQNRAQEEKRNASLERQPSVNSNPGPQLQAPNVEPQTFGTLKGLDQSLHPQLMKYGRETDHSIALARREQRRRLFACYQSPAKSSGSDNVEQYREHFGTRLLLTCHNLRFRLQCIPQEEGASASEQQVEPYITSLALYDAKANRKLSENFYFNVNEPWAAQLLPNTPVPSSVAGCGVPRKSADGDERSTGSQAPHSLFDGVSAELLRSNRQQFQQLKQCLLSVTSPHADIYLVVRVEKLLQCGIAQAAEPYLKAGKDPKLGQKVYKAAKSCAQHIGHYRQPFAWAARPLFKQYSHELDVDPHKEFEFSPIYRQELPKLKDEELLKLLVDYRKPEKLSKLTIIPGSLKMQMQFLDQSTPQCGLSKSLAPLSTFSPNSKHSPTIEVAEFQSQSEREAHPYTSFCNHLYVYPLSLQFDSQKLFSRARNITVVVELRDSDGEYSKPLKCIYGRPGQDLLVSQIACPVLHHNVTPTWYEEIKLRLPLGLFPEHHLLFSFYHVSCNLSKKRDANAAFETPIGYAWLPLLQKNRICLEEQQLPVAATLPVGYLSIQPLGWGKGNCGPDIQWIDNQRNLYTVGLRLDSTVLTADQHLHNFFGHCERLLEGGKTGAVPAETETCKILKAAHAIDMRSLINYLPTVLNELFTLLVHTQSEEIGLNVIRLITNIIHLISDQAKRPDLLGAYVKYVFHAPYYSQQTARQRTVHGELCRHLPFLLNPSNPDFLIVNKFMRYSAIFFDLIVKSMAQHLLATGRIRMLRNERFPKEYADRVEQLIKVLMPYITTRYEDLGEETHLLNRSLARFVRQCLSYMDRGFVYRLIRCYMGEFAPGNARILHEYKFNFLQEICQHEHYVPLNLPFVLNPKNRPPEMMQHFTLSEQFCRQHFLSGLLLQELKSSLNEVGHVRRHALGIFKDLLAKHELDNRYQQRGQLSRIALLYVPWLGVVMDNIHRIDDMSESGACTPNGHVYADSASYTKRLSCSSSYVFSKDSSTFGSLTSTPRSKNRLTLHCDQPSPYRTSVHMKEHNYLAAIAGQPISNGISNLSLNSNTDSGHSQDTTTIGAYTNGDADVALRNGHNRSVSVTHAQILSRCDKFSSAESKDLLLGFLFIIKHLSQDQMVAWWQNCNESETLQFLSILDLCLLQFRYVGKKSVVLTPTDSRSGRSAKAHTLPARTQPPTGLENGNSQEQQQPNSGTLNQTREHLLEDMDSLARSQLALYESNLATEVGMIILDCLGMYVLQFRQLLADSTILPKLARVYLRFLQLGQSERLSKHVFAALRAFINNYAVALFKGNAMLCGQMVYELLKACDSRLVEIRHESCAVLYLLMRSNFEFSGRKALTRVHLQVIISVSQMIGNVIGLNNARFQESLSIINSYANSDKAMKGTGFPMEVKDLTRRVRTVLMATAQMQAHHMDPERLLELQYSLANSYASTPELRHTWLVTMARNHEQNGNLSEAACCHLHIAALMCEYLRLRGGCSLSWSSTAFGKISRNIPLDEQGLKLDAGAQDSQYTEQMLLEQLKQCADFLDRAERFECLGELYKLILPMYERDRSFLELAHCYEHLTQAYNKIVEVNRSGKRMLGRFYRVVFYGMMYFEEDHAIEYVYKEPKLTSLSEISERLGKQYREKFGADVVKMIMDSSPVKVDELDAKLAYIQVTHVIPFFSKDELDQRLNEFEQNHDVDTFMYETPFTKSGAARGSVEEQWKRKTVIKTQYSFPYVLKRIPVKAREIIELSPIEVAIDEMQSKVSELEEIILPPADVKKLQLRLQGSVAVTVNAGPLAYAHAFLDAKVVNNFSVDRVSDLKDVFRDFIVVCQKALFLNERIISADQKEYHHVLKENYEKLCQALSELLDDESFQPLSDDADSINQRNSMALFNAISGASHNSRPYFVEQNTSNNTHHQHHNHNHCSHINTQNST, from the exons AACAAGCCCATGGTGGTGGAGCCGATCGACTTTGAAGCCTTTatagccaaaaataaaacagttaTCCAGAATGATCCCCAGAGGGAGCTGCTCATCTATCCCGCTGACGATGTCTCC GAGATCATCATGCCCCGCAAGCAACGCACCAATGCCAAATCCGTGGCCGATCGCTTCGAGCCCCCCAACGAGGCGATTGTTTGTCCCCTGCATGGCCCCTCAATAATTGGCAATGGAAATGGCCATAGCCAGGTGAGCCGGCAGGGTAGCATCCAGTCAAATGGTAGCCTCCACAATGGCACCTCCAATGGTAATGgacacaacagcagcagcagtaacagCAGTCTGTCCAACTCCAATGGCCATGGCCAACTATCAAGGAAGAGCTCACAATGCTCGAATGGTTCCTCCAGTCACAAGGACTCCTCCTATGAGTCGGCCTTGTCCTCAATCACACTCCGTTCCCATCTGGCCCAGCCGGAGGAGGTGGATGAGTATGCGGATGATGGACATGGTGAGGATATGGTGGATGGTCAGGCTATACACGGATCTAGAGCGGAGTGTACGCGCTTTACACGACAGGCTCTGTACACTTACAGGGCCAAGAATCATTTGattcattataaatataatgccTACGGTGGGAACTGTCATGATCTGCCAAG CATTTCCCCCGCCGAGGAACTTCTAGAGGAGGTTTATGAGATCGATGCCGATCAGGATCGCATTGATGAGCAGATGACTCGCTCTCAGGCGGACACCATCACCAAGCAGGGATACCTACTCAAAGGACCCGATTCGGCTTCGGATCGTATGTTTGCCAACATAGGCAACAAGTCCTTTAAGCGTCGCTATTGCTATTTGCGCCAGGAGATTGATGGCACCTATATCTTAGAGCTGCACAAGGACGAGAAGCAGGGCGAAGCCAAGGCCACCATAGTCATGGATTTTTGCACCGAGGTGGTGCAG AATCCCAAACGTGGCCGCTTCTGCTTTGAGCTCCGCATGACTGCTGGCCATAAATCCTTCACCCTGGCCGCCGAGAACGAGCAGGACTTTAAGGACTGGCTGGGCAAGCTTTCCTCGGTTTTGGCTCAAAATCGTGCCCAGGAAGAGAAGCGAAATGCCTCGCTGGAGCGCCAGCCCTCGGTTAATTCCAACCCTGGACCGCAGCTCCAAGCTCCAAACGTAGAACCTCAGACCTTTGGCACCCTCAAGGGCTTGGATCAATCGCTGCATCCGCAACTAATGAAATACGGCAGGGAAACTGATCACTCAATAGCCTTGGCCAGGAGAGAGCAGCGTCGCCGGCTGTTTGCCTGCTACCAGTCCCCAGCCAAGTCCAGTGGCAGTGACAATGTGGAGCAGTATCGAGAGCATTTTGGCACGCGTCTCCTGCTTACCTGCCACAATCTACGCTTTCGACTGCAGTGTATACCCCAGGAGGAGGGAGCTTCTGCGAGCGAGCAGCAAGTGGAGCCCTACATCACCAGCTTGGCTTTGTACGATGCCAAGGCGAACCGCAAGCTGAGCGAAAATTTCTACTTCAATGTGAATGAGCCCTGGGCGGCCCAACTTCTGCCGAATACCCCGGTTCCTTCCTCAGTGGCTGGCTGTGGAGTTCCTAGAAAATCAGCAGATGGCGATGAAAGAAGCACTGGCTCTCAGGCGCCTCACTCCTTGTTCGATGGGGTATCCGCAGAGTTGCTAAGATCGAATCGCCAGCAATTTCAGCAGCTAAAACAGTGCCTGCTTTCGGTGACCTCTCCACATGCGGATATATATTTG GTGGTGCGTGTGGAGAAACTCCTGCAATGCGGCATAGCCCAGGCAGCTGAACCCTATCTCAAGGCTGGCAAGGATCCCAAGTTGGGCCAGAAGGTCTACAAGGCCGCCAAGAGTTGTGCCCAGCACATAGGTCACTATAGACAGCCCTTTGCCTGGGCAGCTAGACCACTGTTCAAGCAGTACAGCCATGAACTGGATGTGGATCCGCACAAGGAGTTTGAATTCAGTCCCATTTATCGGCAGGAGTTACCCAAACTGAAGGATGAGGAGCTGCTAAAGCTTCTGGTGGACTATCGCAAGCCAGAGAAGCTAAGCAAACTCACCATTATACCGGGTAGCCTGAAGATGCAGATGCAGTTTCTGGACCAAAGCACACCCCAATGTGGCCTGAGTAAATCACTGGCCCCCTTGTCCACCTTTAGCCCCAATTCCAAGCACTCACCCACCATTGAGGTGGCTGAATTTCAGAGTCAGAGCGAGCGAGAGGCTCATCCTTATACGAGTTTCTGCAATCACCTGTATGTGTATCCTTTGAGCTTGCAATTTGATAGCCAGAAGCTGTTCTCGCGAGCCAGGAACATCACCGTGGTGGTGGAGCTAAGGGACAGCGATGGAGAGTACAGCAAGCCTCTCAAATGCATCTATGGTCGTCCTGGACAGGATTTGCTGGTATCCCAGATAGCCTGCCCTGTGCTACATCACAATGTGACTCCCACATGGTACGAGGAGATCAAGCTGCGTCTTCCCTTGGGTCTATTTCCAGAGCATCATTTGCTCTTCTCTTTCTACCATGTGTCGTGTAATCTGAGCAAAAAACGGGATGCAAATGCTGCATTTGAGACGCCTATAGGATATGCCTGGCTGCCGTTGCTACAGAAGAATAGGATTTGtttggaggagcagcagctgccggtGGCAGCCACCTTGCCGGTGGGATACCTCTCCATTCAGCCTCTGGGATGGGGCAAGGGG AACTGCGGTCCGGACATCCAGTGGATAGACAATCAGAGGAATCTCTATACGGTGGGGCTAAGACTGGACTCTACGGTTCTAACGGCGGACCAGCACTTGCACAACTTCTTTGGACATTGCGAAAGACTTCTAGAGGGCGGCAAGACGGGAGCTGTGCcggcggaaacggaaacctGCAAGATCCTTAAGGCAGCTCATGCCATAGATATGCGTTCCTTGATTAACTACCTGCCCACTGTCCTCAATGAGCTCTTCACTCTGCTGGTTCACACCCAGTCCGAGGAGATTGGCCTAAATGTCATCCGTTTGATAACAAACATTATACACTTGATAAGCGATCAAGCCAAGAGGCCGGATCTGCTGGGAGCCTATGTAAAGTACGTGTTTCATGCTCCTTACTACAGTCAGCAAACGGCAAGGCAGAGGACTGTCCATGGAGAGCTCTGCCGGCACTTGCCCTTCCTCCTGAATCCCAGCAATCCCGATTTCCTTATCGTCAACAAATTCATGCGCTACTCTGCCATATTCTTCGATTTGATTGTGAAGAGTATGGCTCAGCATTTGCTGGCCACTGGCAGGATAAGGATGCTAAGGAATGAGAGGTTTCCCAAGGAGTATGCCGATCGGGTGGAGCAACTGATCAAGGTCCTGATGCCATATATCACCACGCGTTATGAGGATCTGGGCGAGGAAACGCATCTGCTAAATCGCTCTCTGGCGAGATTCGTGCGCCAGTGCCTGAGCTACATGGACAGGGGATTTGTGTATCGTTTGATTCGTTGTTATATGGGAGAGTTTGCACCTGGCAATGCCAGGATACTCCACGAGTACAAGTTTAACTTTCTGCAGGAGATTTGTCAGCATGAGCACTATGTGCCACTCAATCTGCCGTTTGTATTGAATCCCAAGAACAGACCGCCAGAGATGATGCAGCACTTTACCCTTTCTGAGCAGTTCTGCCGACAGCATTTTCTGTCGGGTTTGCTGCTCCAAGAGCTGAAGAGTAGCCTCAACGAGGTGGGTCATGTGCGACGACATGCTCTGGGCATCTTCAAGGATCTGCTGGCCAAGCACGAGCTGGATAACCGTTATCAGCAGCGGGGACAACTGTCGCGTATTGCCCTGCTCTATGTTCCCTGGCTCGGTGTAGTGATGGACAACATCCATCGCATCGATGACATGTCCGAGTCCGGAGCCTGTACACCCAATGGCCATGTCTATGCCGACTCGGCTTCCTATACGAAGCGACTGAGCTGCTCCAGCAGTTATGTGTTTAGCAAGGACTCGTCCACTTTTGGTTCTTTGACTTCTACTCCAAGGTCAAAGAATCGCCTCACTCTGCACTGCGATCAGCCGAGTCCCTATCGCACCTCGGTCCACATGAAGGAGCACAACTACCTGGCCGCCATAGCTGGACAGCCCATAAGTAATGGCATCTCCAATCTTTCGCTTAATTCCAACACGGATTCTGGG CACTCCCAGGACACCACTACCATTGGTGCTTATACCAACGGAGATGCCGATGTGGCCCTGCGAAATGGTCATAATCGCTCTGTGAGCGTAACCCATGCACAGATCCTCTCGCGCTGCGACAAGTTCAGCTCAGCGGAGAGCAAGGACTTACTGCTGGGCTTCCTGTTTATCATCAAGCACTTGTCGCAGGATCAAATGGTGGCCTGGTGGCAGAACTGCAATGAGTCCGAGACCCTGCAGTTCCTCTCCATTCTGGATCTCTGCCTGCTGCAATTCCGCTATGTGGGTAAGAAGAGTGTGGTTTTAACTCCAACCGACTCCCGGTCAGGTCGCTCTGCCAAGGCTCACACGCTGCCAGCGAGAACGCAACCTCCTACGGGTTTGGAGAATGGCAAcagccaggagcagcagcagcccaacAGTGGCACCCTCAACCAAACCCGAGAGCATCTCTTGGAAGATATGGACTCACTGGCCAGAAGTCAGTTGGCGCTCTACGAATCCAATTTGGCCACTGAGGTGGGCATGATAATCCTGGACTGCCTCGGCATGTATGTCCTGCAATTCCGGCAACTTCTAGCGGATAGCACTATCCTACCCAAGTTGGCCCGCGTCTATCTAAGATTCCTGCAACTTGGCCAGTCGGAGAGGCTCTCGAAGCACGTCTTTGCTGCTCTGAGAGCTTTTATCAACAACTATGCCGTGGCTTTGTTCAAGGGGAATGCCATGCTTTGCGGTCAAATGGTCTATGAGCTTCTAAAGGCCTGCGATAGCCGCCTGGTGGAAATACGCCACGAGTCCTGTGCCGTACTCTATCTTCTTATGCGCAGCAATTTCGAATTCAGTGGGAGGAAAGCCCTCACCCGAGTCCACCTCCAAGTCATCATTTCCGTCTCCCAAATGATTGGCAATGTGATTGGGCTGAATAATGCCCGGTTTCAGGAGAGCCTGTCCATCATCAACAGCTATGCGAATAGCGACAAGGCCATGAAGGGCACTGGCTTTCCCATGGAGGTCAAGGACTTGACACGTCGCGTGCGCACCGTCCTCATGGCCACGGCTCAGATGCAGGCCCATCACATGGATCCGGAACGTTTGCTGGAGCTACAGTATTCCCTGGCCAATTCGTATGCCTCCACGCCGGAGCTGCGTCACACCTGGCTGGTGACCATGGCCAGGAATCACGAGCAGAATGGAAATCTCTCGGAGGCAGCCTGCTGTCATCTTCACATAGCAGCTCTGATGTGCGAATATCTGCGCTTGAGAGGAGGGTGCAGTCTCAGTTGGTCGTCCACGGCCTTTGGCAAGATATCCAGAAATATTCCATTGGATGAGCAGGGTCTGAAGTTGGATGCAGGGGCCCAGGACTCGCAGTACACAGAGCAAATGCTCTTGGAGCAGCTGAAACAGTGTGCTGATTTCTTGGATCGCGCTGAGAGATTTGAGTGCTTGGGAGAGCTCTATAAGCTTATACTGCCGATGTACGAAAGGGATCGCAGCTTTTTGGAACTGGCCCACTGCTATGAGCACTTGACCCAGGCCTACAACAAGATTGTGGAGGTGAATCGTTCGGGCAAAAGGATGCTGGGTCGTTTCTACCGAGTGGTTTTCTATGGAATG aTGTACTTTGAGGAGGACCATGCTATTGAGTATGTGTACAAGGAGCCAAAGCTAACCTCGCTGAGTGAGATATCCGAAAGACTGGGCAAGCAGTACAGGGAGAAGTTTGGAGCTGATGTGGTCAAGATGATCATGGATTCGTCACCG GTCAAAGTTGATGAATTGGATGCCAAGCTGGCCTACATACAGGTCACCCATGTAATTCCCTTCTTCTCCAAGGATGAACTCGATCAAAGGCTAAACGAATTCGAACAGAATCACGATGTGGACACGTTTATGTATGAAACGCCGTTCACCAAATCGGGAGCAGCTCGGGGCAGCGTCGAAGAGCAATGGAAACGCAAGACGGTCATTAAGA ctcaatactccTTTCCCTATGTCCTTAAACGTATACCAGTGAAAGCCCGCGAGATCATAGAACTGAGTCCCATCGAGGTGGCCATCGATGAGATGCAATCAAAGGTTTCAGAACTGGAGGAGATCATTCTCCCGCCAGCCGATGTCAAGAAGCTGCAGTTGCGCCTGCAAGGAAGTGTGGCGGTGACCGTGAATGCAGGTCCTTTGGCCTACGCTCATGCCTTCCTGGATGCCAAAGTAGTTAATAATTTCTCTGTGGATCGCGTTAGCGATCTCAAGGATGTGTTTCG CGACTTTATTGTGGTTTGCCAGAAGGCTTTGTTCCTCAACGAACGTATCATTAGTGCTGACCAAAAGGAGTACCATCATGTGCTAAAGGAAAACTACGAGAAGCTGTGCCAGGCTCTCAGTGAGTTGCTTGACGATGAGTCCTTCCAGCCGCTAAGCGACGATGCCGACAGCATAAATCAGCGCAACAGCATGGCTTTGTTCAACGCAATCAGCGGCGCATCCCATAACTCAA GACCGTATTTTGTTGAGCAAAATACCAGCAACAATACCCACCACCAACACCACAACCACAACCACTGTTCCCACATAAACACACAGAACTCCACATAA